TGAGCCCAAACGCCTCGTCTGCGCCGCTCAGCACACGAACGGCGAGCCCGCTCAATCCGCCGTGTTCGATGTGCTCCAGTGTGATGGCAACACGAAGCCGGCTCGAACCCGACGCGCAGTCGCGTGCGACATCGTACACCTCGCAGCCGACCGATACGGGCGCATGCGAGACGAATACACCCATGATCGGCGTGATCGCCGACCGCGCGAGCACCGACAGACGGGCGGCGGCGTGCCCTCTGCGTCGCGCGCGCGCCTCGTGGGTCGTGAGAACGGCGGTTCCAGTGGGGGGGCGATGCCGGCGGGGACCGATCTGACGCGCCGGTGGGACTGCCGTGCGCGGCGCGGGTCCGGAGATGCGCGAGGATCCGGTCGTGCACCGACGCCTGGGTGATGAACGCGACGACCCACATGGGGCCATGGCGGGTCGGGCACGCGAGCGGGTCGACCTCGAAGAGCTGCTGCCGGAGGGCCCCTCATCGGCGGGTGGCCTCGGTCGGCGCGAGTCGTGGGGCGGGGATGATCAGGGGTGGCATCTCGACTGATGCGGGCGCGGCCTGACGCCGCATGCCGCGCGGGCGGTTGGCATGCCAGCCATAATGCCGCGTCGTGATGTGCCCCGTCTCCGGAATGTGCACGAACACTCGCGCCAGGAACTCGAGCGGCTCGGCGGTCTCGGTGCCCGCCGTCGGGCCGTCCGACTTGCCGGACCGGTACGTCATGGCCTCGGCGGCGCAGTCGTAGGTCAACCGTTCGAGCGCGACCGGAGTGCGGGCGCGGTACCGGGCCAGTCGGGTGGCGAACGCGCGATCGTCCTCCGGCACCCAGACGGAGGACGATCCCCACGGCGAGGTCGCGCTCGCCCGTCAGCGTGCGAATGGCGGCCGTGACGGTGCAGGCCGCGACGCGGGCGATCTCGCCGAGGAGACGTCGCCGGTACAGACGGGAGGCGCGGAGCCGCATGGGCATGGTGAGCACCCCCTGCCGGTGCGGCACGGGCGCGAGGAGCGTGGTGTCGAGCCACTGCGTCCAGCTGGCGAGCCGCTTCGCGCGGCAACTCGAACAGAGGAAGCGGCACTTACACGAGAACGCGAGCAGGGATTCGTGTGCACCGTCGTCGCAGCGGATGCGGGCGACGCCGTACGCGAAGCGCTCGTCGTAGACCGTTGGCAGGCCGTGCAGATGATCCGACACCAACTGAAAGAGCGGCGGACGCCTGGGGCGACGGGAACTGATCAGTGCCCGCGTGAGCCATCGCAAGGCGCGACGTCGTTATGTCCAAGCTCTCGCAGCCATCCACCCGCAAGACGACGCCAACGCGGGGGCGGGCTGATCTGAGCCGTCTTCGCCGGGCCACCGACTCGGAGATCACGCGTACGTCGCCGCCCGCCCTGCCCGATTTGCCTGAGTGCCTCTGGCAGGATGTCCGAGTGGTGTCTCCGGTGACCAAGCAGGCGATCTCGATCCGTCTCGATCAGGACGCGCTCGATTCCTTTCGGGCGTCCGGCCCGCGGTATCAATCGCATGTGCCCGCGGTTCGTCGCCAGTACGTCGAGCATGTCGCCGCGGCGATGCCGCCACCTCGCAAGCGCGTGGTCTATCGGAACGTTGCAGCTGGCAGCGCGGTGCGGTACGCGGCAGGCGGTCGGCTTCACCATCCACACGTCGTGACAGTTCCTCACTCCCGCGACGCATTATGTCCAAGCCTCGTGTCGACAGTGTCCGCATCGAATGGGCCATGGCAGACGAACGCACGGTGCGCGTCGTGGTGCGCGGTCCTCCCCGAGGTAATCCTGCAACTGCACCGCGCACGCTATGCGCTCGTCGAAGCACTACGACAAGATCAGCAGACGATCATGGCAGCGCCGCCTCGTAGGCTGCCGCACTGAAACCCACCAGCGGCGCTTCAATCGCTCCCGTCAATACCGGACGTTTGATCAGACTCGGGTTGGCGACCATCAGGGCCATCGCTTTGCTCTCATCCAGGTCGACCTTGTCGGCATCGGCCAGCGCGCGGAATGTCGTGCCCGCGCGGTTGAGGAGTTTCTCCCAGCCAACGCACGTCG
The DNA window shown above is from Gemmatimonas sp. and carries:
- a CDS encoding transposase, with protein sequence MPEDDRAFATRLARYRARTPVALERLTYDCAAEAMTYRSGKSDGPTAGTETAEPLEFLARVFVHIPETGHITTRHYGWHANRPRGMRRQAAPASVEMPPLIIPAPRLAPTEATRR
- a CDS encoding ArsC family reductase; this encodes MTIILYGIRNCDTVKKARAWLDARGVAYAFHDYKIAGIDAATLRAWATCVGWEKLLNRAGTTFRALADADKVDLDESKAMALMVANPSLIKRPVLTGAIEAPLVGFSAAAYEAALP